GGTGCGAGAGCCGCCGCGCCAGCTCGGCCTCGCGCGCGAAGAGCGCCAGCTGGGCGGCGTCGCGCGCCAGCGCCGGCAGGAGCCGCTTGATGGCGACGGCGCGCCCGGCGCGCGGCCCCCCCACCTCGCGCCCGAGGAACACCTCGGCCATCCCCCCGCGGCCGATGCGCCGCTCGACCTCGTAGCCGCCGATCATCATCGCCGTGATTCCAGCCACTTGGCGCCGGTTCCGGGGCGCGCCGGGCCCTCGGGCCGCGCCCCGCCATCCCGCCCTTCCGCCTTGACATCCTCGCTAGCGACCGCTACCATCTACCCATAATCTCGCGTGATTGCGAGAACTTAGCTCTTTGACCGTTCTTGATCTGCCCCCTGCCGGGTTCGTGCTTCGGCTTCGCGTCGTTTGGGCCGACTTTGAAAAAAGCGGAGCGCCCGCCCACGTTCATGCGCAAGCTCCCACGTTTCGAGGGAGAAGCCTACGGATGCTGGGATCAACGGGTGCCCCACCTGTGAAATACAGGTCCAAGCAACCGAGCCACACGGCCTTCGCGGGGGGCTTTTTTTGTCCACCACCACCCTGAAGCCGAAAGGCCTGCTCCGCGAGGAGCTGGTCGCGGCGCGCCTGCGCCTCGCGCCCGAGACCCGGGCCGCGCGCTCGGCGCGCATCGCCGCCCGCGTGCTGGCCCTCGACGCGTTCGAGCGCGCCGGCACGGTCGCCCTGTACGCGGCCCTCGGCGCCGAGGTCGATCCGGCCGGCGTCGCGGCCGAGGCGGCCGCGCGCGGCAAGCGCCTCGCCTACCCCCGCTTCATCCTCGGCGAGCACGCGCTCCGGTTCGCGCGCTGCGAGCCCGGGGCGCTCGTGCCCGGCCCGCACCGGACGCTCGAACCGCCCCCCGGCGCCGAGCTGCTCGATCCCGGCGCGCTCGACCTCGTGCTCGTGCCCGGCGTGGGCTTCGACGCCGCCGGCCGCCGGCTCGGCCGCGGGCGGGGGCACTACGACGCCACGCTCGCCGCGCTCGGCCCGGCCGCGGTGAAGCTCGGGCTCGCCTTC
The DNA window shown above is from Anaeromyxobacter diazotrophicus and carries:
- a CDS encoding 5-formyltetrahydrofolate cyclo-ligase codes for the protein MSTTTLKPKGLLREELVAARLRLAPETRAARSARIAARVLALDAFERAGTVALYAALGAEVDPAGVAAEAAARGKRLAYPRFILGEHALRFARCEPGALVPGPHRTLEPPPGAELLDPGALDLVLVPGVGFDAAGRRLGRGRGHYDATLAALGPAAVKLGLAFEVQLVAAVPEEAHDVALDGVVTEARVLWRPR